A window of the Cystobacter fuscus genome harbors these coding sequences:
- a CDS encoding cobalamin-dependent protein (Presence of a B(12) (cobalamin)-binding domain implies dependence on cobalamin itself, in one of its several forms, or in some unusual lineages, dependence on a cobalamin-like analog.): MSNEISHLQPRGSRVPAPNSAKTDSSRGTVILGVAASDTHVVANHLIAHMLRENGYTVVNLGACTPLRDFMDAYASNENVIAIVIGSLNGHAKDDLRGLLELKQEYGVRCPVVLGGNLSVGSQKELGLEEYFMKLGVDIVQNRPELLAKQLHLLSSANSNNTNNAMAEMRQASGI, from the coding sequence CGCCCAACTCCGCGAAGACGGACTCCTCGCGGGGCACGGTGATCCTCGGAGTGGCCGCGAGCGACACCCATGTGGTGGCCAACCACCTGATCGCCCACATGCTGCGCGAGAATGGCTACACGGTGGTCAACCTCGGCGCGTGCACCCCCCTGCGCGACTTCATGGATGCCTACGCGAGCAATGAGAATGTGATCGCCATCGTCATCGGCAGCCTCAATGGGCACGCCAAGGATGACCTGCGGGGCCTGTTGGAGCTGAAGCAGGAGTACGGCGTGCGCTGCCCGGTGGTGCTCGGCGGCAACCTCTCGGTCGGCAGCCAGAAGGAGCTGGGCCTGGAGGAGTACTTCATGAAGCTGGGCGTGGACATCGTGCAGAACAGGCCGGAGCTGCTGGCCAAGCAGCTGCACCTCCTGTCGTCCGCCAATTCCAACAATACGAACAACGCCATGGCCGAGATGCGCCAGGCCTCCGGAATCTAG
- a CDS encoding aspartate-semialdehyde dehydrogenase — MTQKTQPVVAIVGATGAVGTTFLELFEERSFQFKELHLVASPRSAGKTIQFRGKSYEIKDLETFDFTGIDIAFFSAGTSISKKSARRAAQQGALVIDNTNAFRMDADTPLVVPQVNRHQLNSWPTSGIYANPNCATIPVVRALKPLDPVFGVKKVIISTYQAASGQGLTGIEELREGTRQLMADEKSVLKAQRFQVPLAFNLVPNIDAMQETGFTLEEQKMIQESRKIMERPDLYVSSTAVRVPVINCHSEAVYFECERPLELQRMLELLRGGEELQVYYGPGAENYPTPRTVRNQNDVHVGRIRVDATNKNAGWLWVVSDNLRVGAALNALQIAEEVIANGLLARKPLAA, encoded by the coding sequence ATGACGCAGAAGACGCAGCCTGTTGTGGCCATCGTGGGCGCCACTGGAGCCGTGGGTACGACCTTCCTCGAGCTGTTCGAGGAGCGCTCCTTCCAGTTCAAGGAGCTGCACCTGGTGGCCTCGCCGCGCTCGGCGGGAAAGACGATCCAGTTCCGGGGCAAGTCGTACGAGATCAAGGACCTGGAGACCTTCGACTTCACCGGCATCGACATCGCCTTCTTCTCCGCGGGCACCTCCATCAGCAAGAAGTCCGCCCGCCGCGCGGCGCAGCAGGGCGCGCTGGTCATCGACAACACCAACGCCTTCCGCATGGACGCGGACACGCCGCTGGTGGTGCCGCAGGTGAACCGGCACCAGCTGAACTCCTGGCCCACCTCGGGCATCTACGCCAACCCCAACTGCGCCACCATCCCGGTGGTGCGCGCCCTCAAGCCGTTGGATCCGGTGTTCGGCGTCAAGAAGGTCATCATCAGCACCTACCAGGCCGCTTCGGGCCAGGGCCTCACGGGCATCGAGGAGCTGCGCGAGGGGACGCGCCAGCTGATGGCCGACGAGAAGAGCGTGCTCAAGGCTCAGCGCTTCCAGGTGCCGCTCGCCTTCAACCTCGTTCCCAACATCGACGCCATGCAGGAGACGGGCTTCACCCTGGAAGAGCAGAAGATGATCCAGGAGTCCCGGAAGATCATGGAGCGCCCGGACCTGTACGTGAGCAGCACCGCGGTGCGCGTCCCGGTCATCAACTGCCACTCCGAGGCCGTCTACTTCGAGTGCGAGCGGCCGCTGGAGCTGCAGCGCATGCTCGAGCTGCTGCGCGGCGGGGAAGAGCTGCAGGTCTATTACGGCCCTGGCGCGGAGAACTATCCGACGCCGCGCACGGTCCGTAACCAGAACGACGTGCACGTGGGCCGCATCCGCGTGGACGCGACCAACAAGAACGCCGGCTGGCTGTGGGTCGTCTCCGACAACCTGCGCGTGGGCGCGGCGTTGAACGCGCTCCAGATCGCCGAGGAAGTCATCGCCAACGGTCTGCTGGCCCGCAAGCCGCTCGCCGCCTAG
- a CDS encoding aspartate kinase — MRIQVMKFGGSSFASDEHFHRVASYIQGRVAEGNKVALVVSGLPGATEALRAKCLSINPEPSGETIDCLIPLADTIGAAYCRAALERQRVKVTTLYFSQLGLLTDSNYSRARIQEFDPTPLRTALETHDVVVVPGGQARNAQGQQMWMGKNSSDLSAVAVAAALGVKDCEIYSDVCGVYSSDPNQISGTQLVPEISYDAAIDMSLSGAKVIHHGSVRYAKRHGVEIVCRLNQDDFRVGTRIGQKGAPAVLVLDQRSVVLEFAAQAEQERAVAALSAIEVPFVDMARPGESRLAVTCGFFDVERFLRENNLQPRTLDRYLASEFRRDGSVSRHLPEKSTAQAFSQQLHDQLYSQRGQIGSAA; from the coding sequence ATGCGGATTCAGGTCATGAAGTTCGGAGGCTCGTCCTTCGCCAGTGATGAGCACTTCCATCGCGTCGCCAGCTACATCCAGGGGCGGGTCGCCGAGGGAAACAAGGTCGCCCTGGTCGTCAGCGGACTGCCTGGCGCCACCGAGGCCCTGCGCGCCAAGTGTCTGTCCATCAATCCCGAGCCCTCGGGCGAGACGATTGACTGCCTCATTCCGTTGGCGGACACGATCGGTGCGGCCTACTGCCGGGCGGCGCTCGAGCGCCAGCGCGTCAAGGTGACCACCCTCTATTTCTCCCAGCTCGGCCTCCTGACGGACTCGAACTACTCGCGCGCCCGGATCCAGGAGTTCGATCCCACCCCGCTGCGCACCGCGCTGGAGACCCACGACGTGGTCGTGGTGCCCGGGGGACAGGCCCGCAACGCCCAGGGCCAGCAGATGTGGATGGGCAAGAACAGCTCCGATCTGTCCGCCGTCGCCGTGGCGGCCGCGCTCGGCGTCAAGGATTGCGAAATCTACTCCGACGTCTGCGGCGTCTACTCGTCGGACCCCAACCAGATCTCCGGCACCCAACTGGTTCCGGAGATCTCCTACGACGCCGCCATCGACATGTCGCTGAGCGGCGCGAAGGTCATCCATCACGGCTCGGTCCGCTATGCCAAGCGCCACGGTGTGGAGATCGTCTGCCGCCTGAACCAGGATGACTTCCGGGTGGGCACGCGCATCGGGCAGAAGGGCGCCCCGGCCGTCCTCGTGCTGGATCAGCGCTCGGTCGTCCTGGAGTTCGCCGCCCAGGCCGAGCAGGAGCGCGCCGTGGCGGCACTGAGCGCCATCGAGGTGCCGTTCGTCGACATGGCGCGCCCGGGCGAGTCGCGGCTGGCGGTCACTTGCGGCTTCTTCGACGTGGAGCGGTTCCTCCGGGAGAACAATCTCCAGCCCCGGACGCTGGATCGCTACCTGGCTTCCGAGTTCCGGCGGGATGGGAGTGTGTCCCGCCACCTGCCCGAGAAGAGCACGGCGCAGGCGTTCTCCCAGCAACTGCACGACCAGCTCTACTCCCAGCGCGGTCAGATCGGAAGCGCCGCCTAG
- a CDS encoding methylaspartate mutase translates to MNEQILAIDKNFSYELPTKQETVEYIRNLRKQNVHQRLKQADALGTLLVQPRCGVGSQQKMGELLQFLEREAQPDILSLTIDAYTRLCQFDKANAVLQENPQNLNGYPLVCHGYKKVRELNESVQAPIEIRHGSPDARLLFESSIAGGITSFEGGGIGYNLPYSKNVPISSSMQNWRYVDQRCGELARDGIIVDRELFGTLTAVLIPPSIALSMTLLEALCAVREGVKCLSISYCQGGHIAQDVAALRAIRKMAAKYLPPDVDVFPVLHQFMGAFPAARHDAEALILKGAIVAKKGHATKVINKTYEEALGVPTPQANALGIWTTRIVNSTISDFVKVDSAEVEEELHWILREVDEIVAPILDKPDIYRAIEEGFADGILDIPFSASRYAKSGVLPMRDRSGAIRYHNPGGLCMSDAVRSRNAQLLNNATHSPSFSLFSKLTRDIMYFSNMSLQEAIEV, encoded by the coding sequence ATGAACGAGCAGATCCTGGCGATAGACAAGAACTTCTCCTACGAGCTTCCCACGAAGCAGGAGACGGTCGAGTACATCCGCAACCTGCGCAAGCAGAACGTCCACCAGCGTTTGAAGCAGGCGGATGCCTTGGGCACGTTGCTGGTCCAGCCGCGCTGTGGCGTGGGTTCCCAGCAGAAGATGGGCGAGTTGTTGCAGTTCCTGGAGCGCGAGGCCCAGCCGGATATCCTCTCGCTCACCATCGACGCGTATACGCGGTTGTGCCAGTTCGACAAGGCGAACGCCGTCCTCCAGGAGAACCCGCAGAACCTCAACGGCTATCCCCTGGTGTGCCACGGGTACAAGAAGGTGCGTGAGCTGAACGAGTCGGTTCAGGCGCCCATCGAGATCCGCCATGGCTCGCCGGATGCGCGCTTGCTGTTCGAGTCCTCCATCGCGGGGGGCATCACCTCCTTCGAGGGCGGTGGGATTGGCTACAACCTGCCGTATTCGAAGAACGTGCCCATCAGCTCGAGCATGCAGAACTGGCGCTACGTGGACCAGCGCTGCGGTGAGCTGGCGCGGGACGGAATCATCGTGGACCGGGAGCTGTTCGGCACCTTGACCGCAGTGCTCATTCCTCCCTCCATCGCCCTGTCCATGACCCTGCTCGAGGCGCTCTGCGCCGTGCGCGAGGGCGTCAAGTGCCTGTCCATCTCCTACTGCCAGGGTGGACACATCGCGCAGGACGTCGCCGCCCTCCGGGCCATCCGCAAGATGGCGGCCAAGTACCTGCCGCCGGACGTGGATGTCTTCCCCGTGCTGCACCAGTTCATGGGGGCCTTCCCCGCCGCCAGGCATGACGCCGAGGCCCTCATCCTCAAGGGAGCCATCGTCGCCAAGAAGGGCCATGCGACGAAGGTCATCAACAAGACCTACGAGGAGGCGCTCGGCGTTCCGACCCCCCAGGCCAACGCGCTGGGCATCTGGACGACCCGGATCGTCAACAGCACCATCTCCGACTTCGTGAAGGTGGACAGCGCGGAAGTCGAGGAGGAGCTGCACTGGATCCTCCGCGAGGTGGATGAGATCGTGGCCCCCATCCTCGACAAGCCAGACATCTACCGCGCCATCGAGGAGGGGTTCGCGGACGGCATCCTGGACATCCCCTTCAGCGCCAGCCGTTATGCGAAGTCCGGTGTCCTGCCGATGCGTGACCGGAGCGGCGCCATCCGCTACCATAACCCGGGAGGGCTCTGCATGAGCGACGCTGTCCGTTCCCGCAACGCGCAGCTGCTCAACAACGCGACCCACTCTCCGTCCTTCAGCCTCTTCAGCAAGCTCACACGCGACATCATGTATTTCTCGAACATGTCGCTGCAGGAAGCCATCGAAGTCTGA
- a CDS encoding TauD/TfdA family dioxygenase translates to MKPLALEDTLSKNIGAKLQAITSPYEKFEDSLVQVYKIFAELPANVIKDIMSFGRFPESPGVMLLENMPLDPVLPPTPKDGKPVTARNSFVGEGILLGLTQMLGEPVGFTSEKSGNLIHYVTPVESGSYTQSNQGSKVFLNYHNDSVHDESGYYHRFNPDYLILHCIRADKEGKAYTYYADARDICKALPAETVALLRQPLFRMAAPSTFSRERANGAQVWSNLVPIISGPDAFPEISIAANGVKGETPEAEKALEQLHAACHDDKVHTKVALRPGMTMLINNRKGLHARGVFEPGFDGEDRWLLRTYIRRNMWEMRHRSIGTQRVFA, encoded by the coding sequence ATGAAGCCTCTGGCTCTGGAAGACACCCTGTCGAAGAACATTGGCGCGAAGCTGCAGGCCATCACCTCTCCGTACGAGAAGTTCGAGGACTCGCTCGTCCAGGTGTACAAGATCTTCGCGGAGCTCCCCGCGAACGTCATCAAGGACATCATGTCCTTCGGGCGTTTCCCCGAGAGCCCCGGGGTGATGCTGCTGGAGAACATGCCGCTGGACCCGGTGCTCCCCCCGACGCCCAAGGACGGCAAGCCCGTGACGGCGCGCAACAGCTTCGTGGGCGAGGGCATCCTGCTCGGGCTGACCCAGATGCTGGGCGAGCCGGTCGGCTTCACGTCCGAGAAGTCCGGCAACCTCATCCACTACGTGACGCCGGTGGAGTCGGGCAGCTACACCCAGTCCAATCAGGGCTCCAAGGTCTTCCTCAACTACCACAACGACTCGGTCCACGATGAGAGCGGGTACTACCACCGCTTCAACCCGGACTACCTGATCCTCCACTGCATCCGCGCGGACAAGGAAGGCAAGGCCTACACGTACTACGCGGATGCGCGCGACATCTGCAAGGCGCTGCCGGCGGAGACGGTGGCCCTGCTGCGCCAGCCGCTGTTCCGCATGGCCGCTCCGAGCACCTTCTCGCGCGAGCGCGCCAACGGCGCCCAGGTCTGGTCGAACCTGGTGCCCATCATCTCCGGGCCGGACGCCTTCCCCGAGATCTCCATCGCCGCCAACGGCGTCAAGGGCGAGACGCCCGAGGCCGAGAAGGCCCTCGAGCAGCTGCACGCCGCCTGCCACGACGACAAGGTCCACACCAAGGTCGCCCTGCGGCCCGGCATGACGATGCTCATCAACAACCGCAAGGGTCTGCACGCGCGCGGCGTGTTCGAGCCGGGGTTCGACGGTGAGGACCGCTGGCTGCTGCGGACCTATATCCGCCGCAACATGTGGGAGATGCGTCACCGCTCCATCGGCACCCAGCGGGTGTTCGCCTAG
- a CDS encoding glycoside hydrolase family 43 protein, which translates to MRLSKIFPGVTLALSFLACGGPEVGPAAVHESVSTSEQAARLSIRNADPTVIRVDSTYISAEVEGGRIYVRTASSVDGLSGAARQVVFSNPNGWAEVWAPELIKSGSTYYIYFTAGAGPAHRMYVIQSQSPSSGYSAPAPLALPDNKWAIDGTAFVYKGQWYFVWSGWVGDTNGEQTLFLARMSSPTQVTGARYVISQPRETWEKVDINPPCRVNEGPEPLIDPSGQLHIVYSANGSWGSNYCLADLRLKAGGDPTYVWDWYKSNGCLFGAAGNTLMAGWDPTLYAKGVGHHSFVLLNGDPNTSPPAGPTFPLAYHGVNKNEYPSDFWGARYWYSGSFQWWGNITYTRGTERNTGWSLKFYE; encoded by the coding sequence ATGCGGCTGTCGAAGATCTTCCCCGGTGTGACACTGGCGCTGTCCTTCCTGGCGTGCGGAGGCCCCGAGGTGGGCCCCGCCGCCGTCCACGAGTCGGTGAGCACGAGCGAGCAGGCCGCGCGCCTGTCCATCCGCAACGCGGACCCGACCGTCATCCGCGTGGACAGCACCTACATCTCCGCGGAGGTGGAGGGGGGACGCATCTACGTGCGCACGGCCTCGTCGGTGGACGGGCTGTCGGGCGCCGCGCGCCAGGTGGTCTTCAGCAACCCCAATGGCTGGGCCGAGGTGTGGGCGCCGGAGCTCATCAAGAGCGGCAGCACCTACTACATCTACTTCACGGCGGGCGCGGGCCCCGCGCATCGCATGTATGTCATTCAATCGCAGAGCCCCAGCTCGGGCTACTCGGCCCCGGCGCCGCTGGCGCTGCCGGACAACAAGTGGGCCATCGACGGCACGGCCTTCGTCTACAAGGGGCAGTGGTACTTCGTCTGGTCCGGCTGGGTGGGAGACACCAACGGAGAGCAGACGCTCTTCCTCGCGCGCATGTCGAGCCCCACGCAGGTGACGGGAGCCCGCTACGTCATCTCCCAGCCCCGTGAGACGTGGGAGAAGGTCGACATCAATCCCCCCTGCCGCGTCAACGAGGGCCCCGAGCCCCTCATCGATCCGAGCGGCCAGTTGCACATCGTGTACTCGGCCAATGGGAGCTGGGGCTCCAACTACTGTCTGGCGGATCTGCGGCTCAAGGCCGGGGGAGATCCCACCTATGTCTGGGACTGGTACAAGTCCAATGGCTGCCTCTTCGGCGCGGCGGGCAACACCCTCATGGCCGGATGGGATCCAACGCTGTACGCCAAGGGCGTGGGCCACCACTCCTTCGTGCTGCTCAATGGAGATCCCAACACGAGCCCGCCCGCCGGCCCCACGTTCCCCCTCGCCTACCACGGCGTGAACAAGAACGAGTACCCGAGCGACTTCTGGGGCGCGCGCTACTGGTACTCGGGCAGCTTCCAGTGGTGGGGCAACATCACGTACACGCGCGGCACGGAGCGCAACACGGGCTGGAGCCTGAAGTTCTACGAGTAG